Proteins co-encoded in one Natronorubrum daqingense genomic window:
- the prf1 gene encoding peptide chain release factor aRF-1 — MSQEGEQEQSDRKKYEFRKVIEDLKDFDGSGTQLVTIYVPDDRQISDVVQHVTQEHSEAANIKSKQTRTAVQDALTSIKDRLRYYDTYPPENGLVLFSGAVDSGGGRTEMVTNVLESPPQPVESFRYHCDSDFLTEPLEEMLADKGLYGLVVLDRREANVGWLKGKRIEPVKSASSLVPGKQRKGGQSAQRFARLRLEAIDNFYQEVAGMANDLFVPRRHELDGILVGGPSPTKDEFLDGDYLHHEIQDNVIGKFDVAYTDESGLKDLVDNAEDALADAEVMKDKKQMEEFFEELNAGDRATYGFAQTRRNLMMGAVDRLLISEDLRKDAITYDCGECGNTDYEVIDRRKSTPEHTCNDCGSEVEATDEDREDAIDHLIEIAEQRGTETKFISTDFEKGEQLYNAFGGFAGLLRYSTGV; from the coding sequence ATGAGCCAGGAGGGCGAGCAGGAGCAATCCGACCGGAAAAAATACGAGTTCCGGAAGGTCATCGAGGATCTCAAGGACTTCGACGGCTCCGGGACACAGCTCGTAACGATCTACGTGCCCGACGATAGACAGATCAGTGACGTCGTCCAACACGTCACGCAAGAACACAGCGAGGCGGCCAACATCAAGTCCAAGCAGACCCGGACGGCTGTCCAGGACGCGCTGACAAGCATCAAAGACAGACTGCGTTACTACGACACCTACCCGCCGGAGAACGGACTGGTGTTGTTCTCCGGTGCCGTCGACTCCGGCGGCGGCCGCACCGAGATGGTGACGAACGTCTTAGAGAGCCCGCCACAGCCCGTCGAGTCCTTCCGCTATCACTGTGACTCGGACTTCCTGACGGAGCCACTCGAAGAGATGCTCGCCGACAAGGGCCTCTACGGACTCGTCGTCCTCGACCGACGCGAAGCCAACGTCGGCTGGCTGAAGGGAAAACGTATCGAGCCCGTCAAATCCGCCTCCTCGCTCGTCCCCGGTAAGCAGCGAAAGGGTGGCCAGTCCGCCCAGCGATTCGCCCGACTGCGCCTCGAGGCCATTGACAACTTCTATCAGGAGGTTGCAGGGATGGCGAACGATCTCTTCGTCCCGCGCCGACACGAACTCGACGGCATCCTCGTCGGCGGTCCCTCCCCGACGAAAGACGAGTTCCTCGACGGCGACTACCTCCACCACGAGATTCAGGACAACGTGATCGGCAAGTTCGACGTCGCCTACACGGACGAGTCCGGCCTGAAGGACCTCGTCGATAACGCCGAGGACGCCTTGGCCGACGCCGAGGTGATGAAGGACAAAAAGCAGATGGAGGAGTTCTTCGAGGAGCTCAACGCGGGCGACCGCGCGACCTACGGTTTCGCGCAGACGCGGCGCAACCTGATGATGGGTGCCGTCGACCGACTTCTCATCAGCGAGGACCTCCGGAAGGACGCCATCACCTACGACTGCGGGGAGTGTGGCAACACCGACTACGAGGTGATCGACCGCCGTAAGTCGACGCCCGAGCACACCTGCAACGACTGTGGAAGTGAGGTTGAGGCGACCGACGAGGACCGAGAGGACGCCATCGATCACCTCATCGAAATCGCCGAACAACGGGGCACGGAGACGAAGTTCATCTCGACGGACTTCGAGAAGGGCGAACAACTCTACAACGCCTTCGGCGGCTTCGCCGGTTTGCTTCGCTACAGCACCGGCGTCTAA
- a CDS encoding YeiH family protein, giving the protein MNVSRLAPGLVALCLGAIVARVLAVSFGVNHLLLAIALGFVATNVVGIPDRLEPGIATHKVWLGAGIVLMGASISLETVLEVGGPILVIVVGVTAGTLLVVELLARNVFGLTDRMGSLLAAGASICGVSAVVAVAGAVRAREEQIAYAAATVLLFDAITIVVYPIIGDLLDLSSVVFGTWAGVTMFSTGPVVAVGFAHSDAAGQWATMTKLSRNALIGVVVLAYASYYARHVGGGRPSVRTLWDEFPKFVLGFLALALLASAGVLSAGQLNSIENAYNWLFVLAFVGLGTEIRLADLRNTGVTPALVVLVAFFLSSLASLAVLVALF; this is encoded by the coding sequence ATGAACGTCAGTCGGCTGGCCCCGGGATTGGTGGCTCTCTGTCTCGGCGCGATCGTCGCTCGAGTGCTCGCCGTTTCGTTCGGAGTAAATCACCTCTTGCTCGCGATCGCACTCGGATTCGTTGCGACGAACGTGGTCGGAATTCCCGATCGACTCGAGCCAGGAATCGCGACGCACAAGGTGTGGCTGGGTGCCGGAATCGTCCTCATGGGCGCGTCGATCTCGCTCGAGACCGTCCTCGAAGTTGGCGGCCCTATTCTGGTTATCGTCGTCGGAGTGACCGCTGGGACGTTGCTCGTCGTCGAACTTCTCGCGCGCAACGTGTTCGGGTTGACCGATCGAATGGGATCGCTGCTCGCAGCCGGTGCCAGCATCTGTGGGGTTTCAGCGGTCGTCGCGGTCGCCGGTGCCGTTCGTGCCCGCGAAGAACAGATCGCGTACGCGGCCGCGACGGTCCTGTTGTTCGACGCGATCACGATCGTCGTCTATCCGATCATCGGCGATCTGTTGGATCTCTCGAGTGTCGTCTTTGGGACGTGGGCCGGAGTCACGATGTTCTCGACGGGTCCGGTCGTCGCCGTGGGGTTCGCGCATTCCGACGCGGCCGGCCAGTGGGCGACGATGACGAAACTGTCACGAAACGCGCTGATCGGCGTGGTCGTCCTCGCGTACGCGAGTTACTACGCTCGCCACGTCGGCGGCGGTCGTCCCTCGGTCCGGACCCTCTGGGACGAGTTTCCGAAGTTCGTCCTCGGGTTCCTCGCGCTCGCACTCCTCGCGAGCGCGGGCGTGCTTTCCGCTGGCCAACTGAACTCGATCGAGAACGCCTACAACTGGCTGTTCGTCCTCGCGTTCGTCGGCCTCGGAACGGAAATCAGACTCGCTGACCTTCGCAATACCGGCGTGACACCCGCGCTCGTCGTCCTCGTTGCGTTCTTCCTCAGCAGCCTCGCGTCGCTCGCAGTGTTGGTGGCGCTGTTTTAG
- the minD gene encoding cell division ATPase MinD, with amino-acid sequence MSQETVYAIASGKGGVGKTTTTVNLGTALAQAGERVAIVDTDLGMANLAGFVSLSADSTTLHDVLADDAPLEDATYEITDDIVAVPSGTGLSEYADISPEGLRDVVSELREEFDYVFLDVGAGISHETVLPLGLADTVILLSTPEPAAVHDAKKTLELTERSGGDVAGLVLTRTRPDSDVSHDEIAARLETPLLATVPEDPSARESVYAGTPLVVYSSEGPAATAYRRLAAQLVGIKVPEPATQTANEGDTTDSEDGTDEADDTDEADAPADSSEADADASDDSSGVDDDADDDSSDGDEDEPTTAEPATGESGNREAAHDDVSSAITEAESDS; translated from the coding sequence ATGTCTCAGGAGACGGTTTATGCGATCGCGAGTGGCAAGGGTGGCGTCGGAAAAACGACAACAACGGTGAATCTCGGGACGGCGCTCGCCCAGGCAGGCGAACGCGTCGCCATCGTCGACACGGATCTCGGGATGGCGAACCTCGCCGGCTTCGTCAGTCTCTCGGCCGACTCGACGACGTTACACGACGTTCTCGCTGACGACGCGCCCCTCGAGGACGCGACGTACGAGATTACGGACGACATCGTCGCCGTGCCGAGTGGAACCGGACTCTCCGAATACGCAGATATCTCGCCCGAAGGGCTTCGCGACGTCGTCTCGGAGCTTCGCGAGGAGTTCGACTACGTCTTCCTCGACGTCGGTGCCGGTATCAGCCACGAAACCGTCCTTCCCCTGGGGCTCGCCGACACCGTCATCCTGCTTTCGACGCCCGAACCCGCCGCCGTCCACGACGCGAAGAAAACCCTCGAGTTGACCGAGCGATCCGGCGGCGACGTCGCCGGACTCGTTCTCACTCGCACGCGCCCGGATAGCGACGTCTCCCACGACGAAATCGCCGCCCGTCTCGAAACGCCGTTGCTCGCGACCGTTCCGGAGGATCCGTCCGCTCGAGAGAGCGTCTACGCGGGAACGCCGCTGGTCGTCTACAGTTCAGAGGGGCCCGCCGCGACCGCCTACCGTCGACTCGCGGCGCAACTGGTCGGAATCAAGGTTCCCGAACCCGCGACGCAGACGGCGAACGAAGGCGACACGACCGACTCTGAGGACGGTACCGACGAAGCGGACGATACCGACGAGGCGGACGCACCCGCCGACTCGAGTGAAGCGGATGCCGACGCGTCCGACGACTCGAGCGGAGTAGACGATGATGCGGACGACGACTCGAGCGACGGCGACGAAGACGAACCGACGACGGCCGAACCGGCGACCGGCGAGTCGGGCAATCGCGAGGCCGCACACGACGACGTCTCGAGTGCGATCACGGAAGCCGAATCCGACTCGTAA
- a CDS encoding NADH-quinone oxidoreductase subunit D: MSETHHHDPAGIDPEYDHRRESGVDEGRLEAALAEYALGRDDHENAPAFVIRPDDVQEVLERLRDEAGFDHLSCVTPQEYEDRYESIYHVTKYDERTHEVTLIAQLPRHDPVCQSAEPVFRTADWHEREAFDLVGIEYEGHPDPRRILLPESWQGHPLSLEYDQNKPQVVRFAEHVNPVQPDHRVAESDTMLLNIGPHHPATHGVLHLKATLDGETVADVDPDIGYLHRCEEQMCQQGTYRHQIIPYADRWDYTANLPNEWAVARAIEDIADLEVPEYAQILRTMSTELTRMLGHFLALGTFALDVYGDFTAIFQYAFRDREVVQDIMEDLTGQRMMFYYFRLGGVAWDLPEPREAFFEKTRDFLDELPAKVDEYHDLLTGNEIFQIRTIDTGILEPDVAKSYGCTGPVARGSGIDYDLRRDDPYGYYDHLEWDVVTEDGCDNYSRVLVRMREVEESAKIVEQCLDVLEAWPEDEREVQSNVPRTLKPDAGKETYRAVEIPKGELGIYIRADGSNSPARFKIRSPCFHNLSALPEMAEGEYVADLIASLGSLDIVLGSVDR; this comes from the coding sequence ATGAGCGAAACGCACCACCACGATCCGGCGGGTATCGATCCCGAGTACGACCACCGAAGGGAGAGCGGCGTCGACGAGGGCCGACTCGAGGCCGCGCTCGCGGAGTACGCGCTCGGTCGCGACGACCACGAGAACGCACCGGCGTTCGTTATTCGCCCGGACGACGTCCAGGAGGTACTGGAACGCTTGCGCGACGAGGCCGGATTCGACCACCTCTCGTGTGTCACGCCACAGGAGTACGAAGATCGCTACGAGTCGATCTACCACGTGACGAAGTACGACGAGCGAACGCACGAGGTGACGCTGATCGCACAGCTCCCACGGCACGACCCCGTCTGTCAGAGCGCTGAACCCGTGTTTCGAACGGCGGATTGGCACGAGCGAGAGGCGTTCGACCTCGTGGGAATCGAGTACGAGGGTCACCCCGATCCGCGTCGAATCCTGCTCCCCGAATCCTGGCAGGGCCACCCGTTGTCCCTCGAGTACGATCAGAACAAACCGCAAGTCGTCCGATTCGCGGAACACGTCAACCCGGTCCAGCCCGACCACCGCGTCGCCGAGAGCGACACGATGTTACTAAACATCGGGCCCCACCACCCGGCGACGCACGGCGTACTCCACCTCAAGGCGACGCTGGACGGCGAGACGGTCGCCGACGTCGATCCCGACATCGGCTACCTCCACCGCTGTGAGGAACAGATGTGCCAGCAGGGGACCTACCGTCACCAGATCATTCCGTACGCGGATCGCTGGGATTACACGGCGAACCTGCCTAACGAGTGGGCGGTCGCCCGGGCGATCGAAGACATCGCCGACCTCGAGGTGCCCGAATACGCCCAGATCCTTCGGACGATGTCGACCGAACTCACTCGGATGCTCGGTCACTTCCTCGCGCTCGGGACGTTCGCACTCGACGTCTACGGCGACTTCACGGCCATCTTCCAGTACGCGTTCCGGGATCGAGAGGTCGTCCAGGACATCATGGAAGACCTCACCGGCCAGCGGATGATGTTCTACTACTTCCGTCTGGGCGGCGTCGCCTGGGACCTTCCCGAACCCCGTGAAGCGTTTTTCGAGAAGACGCGGGACTTCCTCGACGAACTGCCCGCGAAAGTCGACGAGTACCACGACCTGCTCACCGGCAACGAAATCTTCCAAATCCGGACGATCGACACCGGCATTCTCGAGCCTGATGTCGCCAAATCCTACGGCTGTACCGGGCCCGTCGCCCGCGGCTCGGGCATCGACTACGACCTCCGACGCGACGACCCCTACGGCTACTACGATCATCTCGAGTGGGACGTGGTCACCGAGGACGGCTGTGACAACTACAGTCGCGTCCTCGTCCGAATGCGCGAGGTCGAAGAGTCGGCCAAGATCGTCGAGCAGTGTCTCGACGTGCTCGAGGCCTGGCCCGAAGACGAGCGGGAGGTCCAGAGCAACGTCCCGCGAACGCTCAAACCCGACGCTGGGAAGGAAACCTATCGCGCGGTCGAGATTCCCAAGGGTGAACTCGGTATCTACATCCGTGCCGACGGCTCGAACTCGCCGGCACGGTTCAAGATTCGAAGCCCCTGTTTCCACAACCTCTCTGCGTTGCCCGAGATGGCAGAAGGCGAGTACGTTGCGGATCTCATCGCCTCGCTCGGCAGTCTGGATATCGTGCTCGGAAGCGTCGACCGCTGA
- a CDS encoding PstA family ABC transporter permease produces MDRYAKQRLIGLLARGATAIVVSVMVFVVGVTIYRGARILLTDPSIVVTPPGSQYTLQAEGGFLHAIVGSVFIVIPATIVSTILAISTAIYLQSDYSSERFSDLANMFLNVLWGTPPIVYGVFVLTIIFTVGARQSLLFGIIAIAIFQYPIMTRYTDEALRSAPDTVKEASYGLGSTRFETARMTVRSALPGVIAGVIMGFARGIGDAATVLFTAGRSTNMPGGPMDGATTLPILIYENATSPNDELVAQAYAASFLLIVVVLALIAISKVLAGRFARYTPGGRHS; encoded by the coding sequence ATGGACCGTTACGCCAAGCAGCGCCTCATCGGCCTCCTCGCCCGAGGCGCAACTGCCATCGTCGTCAGCGTGATGGTGTTCGTCGTCGGCGTGACGATCTACAGGGGTGCGCGTATCCTCCTCACCGACCCGTCGATCGTCGTCACGCCGCCGGGTTCACAGTACACGCTCCAGGCGGAGGGCGGCTTCCTCCACGCGATCGTGGGGAGCGTCTTCATCGTGATCCCGGCGACGATCGTCTCGACGATACTGGCGATCTCGACCGCAATTTACCTCCAGAGCGACTACTCGAGCGAACGGTTCTCCGACCTGGCGAACATGTTCCTCAACGTGCTCTGGGGGACCCCACCGATCGTCTACGGGGTGTTCGTCCTGACCATCATCTTCACGGTCGGCGCTCGACAGAGCCTGTTGTTCGGGATCATCGCGATCGCGATTTTCCAGTATCCGATCATGACTCGCTACACCGACGAGGCGTTGCGATCTGCGCCGGATACGGTGAAAGAGGCCTCTTACGGGCTCGGATCGACGAGATTCGAAACTGCACGGATGACGGTCCGCTCGGCGCTTCCGGGTGTTATCGCCGGCGTCATCATGGGCTTTGCTCGTGGTATCGGTGACGCTGCAACCGTCTTGTTCACGGCTGGGCGAAGCACGAACATGCCGGGAGGTCCGATGGACGGCGCGACGACGCTCCCCATTCTCATCTACGAGAACGCGACGTCGCCGAACGACGAACTCGTGGCGCAGGCGTACGCGGCGTCGTTCCTGCTCATCGTCGTCGTCCTCGCGCTGATCGCCATCTCGAAGGTACTGGCGGGACGGTTCGCTCGGTACACACCAGGAGGAAGACACTCATGA
- the pstC gene encoding phosphate ABC transporter permease subunit PstC yields the protein MAESTESAESNQTGGRFSKRLRRERLSSAWFTVAGYFAIGIFVLIVVTMIYQSLPLLEEFSIAQMVSSSNWNPDQNEFGFLPAIVGTVYVSILTMVMGTPIAILTAIYLAEYAEGRMKTLVGSFIDVLAAIPSVIFGLVALFAVVPFVGNHLAPAFGSSATGQGIFTVSLVMSIIVTPFMISLSVESLEALPDELRETSLGVGATKWETIRTVLLRAAGPGIFSAVLLGFGRVFGATIVPAMLIGGQTHIPDSPFATGQTLPTLIVNDFGELMSLPLNQSALIFVGVMLLVVVWLFNFSAMLIRRRLRRRWQY from the coding sequence ATGGCAGAATCAACGGAATCGGCCGAGTCGAACCAAACGGGGGGTCGCTTCTCCAAGCGACTCCGACGCGAACGACTGAGCAGCGCTTGGTTCACCGTCGCTGGCTACTTCGCGATCGGTATATTCGTGCTGATCGTCGTGACGATGATTTACCAGTCGCTGCCACTGTTAGAGGAGTTTTCGATCGCCCAGATGGTGTCGTCCTCGAACTGGAACCCCGACCAGAACGAGTTCGGATTCCTGCCCGCAATCGTCGGCACGGTGTACGTGAGCATTCTTACAATGGTCATGGGAACGCCGATCGCGATTCTCACCGCGATCTACCTCGCCGAGTACGCCGAGGGGCGGATGAAGACCCTCGTCGGCTCGTTCATCGACGTGCTCGCGGCCATCCCGAGCGTCATCTTCGGGCTGGTCGCCCTGTTCGCCGTCGTTCCGTTCGTTGGCAACCACCTGGCTCCGGCTTTCGGCTCGAGCGCCACCGGTCAGGGAATTTTCACCGTCAGTCTGGTCATGTCGATCATCGTGACGCCGTTTATGATCTCGCTGTCCGTCGAGTCCCTGGAGGCGCTCCCGGACGAACTCCGCGAGACTTCACTCGGCGTCGGCGCGACCAAGTGGGAGACGATCAGAACGGTACTGCTTCGAGCCGCCGGGCCGGGGATTTTCTCGGCCGTCTTGCTCGGGTTCGGACGCGTCTTCGGCGCAACGATCGTCCCCGCGATGCTCATCGGGGGACAGACGCACATTCCCGACTCGCCGTTCGCGACGGGCCAGACCCTCCCGACGCTGATCGTCAACGACTTCGGTGAACTGATGAGCCTGCCACTGAACCAGTCGGCGCTGATCTTCGTCGGCGTCATGTTGCTCGTCGTCGTCTGGCTGTTCAACTTCAGCGCCATGCTTATCCGACGGCGGCTCAGACGGAGGTGGCAGTACTGA
- the argS gene encoding arginine--tRNA ligase → MFLSLRAEVEAALEDALSSLEYPTDDLGIEEPPDDVESVLASSVAFRLASEAGAPPPQVAGELAEEIDTDELTYVSAIQTQGPYLNFLPSDAYFATTLETATEESYGRLEDRETSVVVEHTSANPTGPVHVGRARNPIVGDAVASLLDFAGYDVDRHYYVNDAGRQMAVFTWAYETFDEDDLEGEPERDRIEYDLVRYYRRGNAFLENAPEDEVAEAEAEIGSIMQGLEKGEEEAYERVSEVVDQVLSGMKACLARLPAEFDEFVKETRFMRNGDTDDLVERLENLDEAVYEEDAWQLELEDHGIDKNLVFLRSDGTSLYATRDLAHHEWKFDNYDEAVTVLGEDHKLQARQLRTTLELLGNDTDDLQQVLYSYVNLPEGKMSTRRGTGVDLDDLLDEAIDRARQEVEDRLDERIRDDDLSEDDIDRIAHQVGIGAVRYDIVSKQPTKAITFEWEQALDFEAQSAPYVQYVHARTCGILEEAGLDPERALATQDVELEALEADALETDAERDLLETIARFPAVVEEAADDLEPHQIATYTREFADRFNGFYRECPVLADDVDPETREARLALVAASKHTVANALSILGVEAPRSM, encoded by the coding sequence ATGTTCCTCTCTTTGCGCGCGGAAGTCGAAGCCGCCCTCGAGGACGCGCTGTCGTCACTCGAGTACCCGACCGACGACCTCGGGATCGAAGAACCGCCGGACGACGTCGAGAGCGTCCTCGCCTCGAGCGTTGCCTTCCGACTCGCCAGTGAAGCCGGCGCACCGCCGCCACAGGTCGCCGGCGAACTCGCCGAGGAAATCGACACCGACGAGTTGACGTACGTCTCTGCGATCCAGACGCAAGGCCCCTATCTCAACTTCCTGCCGAGTGACGCTTACTTCGCGACGACGCTCGAGACGGCGACCGAGGAGTCCTACGGGCGACTCGAGGACCGAGAGACGTCCGTCGTCGTCGAGCACACGAGCGCGAACCCGACCGGACCCGTTCACGTCGGTCGCGCGCGGAACCCGATCGTCGGTGACGCCGTTGCCTCCCTCCTCGACTTCGCGGGCTACGACGTCGACCGACACTACTACGTCAACGACGCGGGCCGCCAGATGGCCGTCTTCACTTGGGCCTACGAAACCTTCGACGAGGACGACCTCGAGGGCGAGCCGGAACGCGACCGCATCGAGTACGACCTCGTGCGCTACTACCGCAGGGGCAACGCCTTCCTCGAGAACGCACCCGAGGACGAGGTCGCCGAGGCGGAAGCCGAAATCGGGTCGATCATGCAGGGTCTCGAGAAGGGCGAGGAGGAAGCCTACGAGCGCGTCAGCGAGGTCGTCGATCAGGTTCTCTCGGGGATGAAAGCCTGCCTCGCGCGCCTCCCAGCCGAGTTCGACGAGTTCGTCAAGGAGACGAGGTTCATGCGAAACGGCGACACCGACGACCTCGTCGAACGCCTCGAGAATCTCGACGAAGCGGTCTACGAGGAAGACGCCTGGCAACTCGAACTCGAGGACCACGGCATCGACAAGAACCTCGTTTTCCTTCGCTCGGATGGCACCTCGCTGTACGCGACCCGTGACCTCGCCCACCACGAGTGGAAGTTCGACAACTACGACGAGGCCGTGACCGTCCTCGGCGAGGACCACAAGCTGCAAGCGAGGCAACTGCGGACGACCCTCGAGTTACTCGGCAACGACACCGACGACCTCCAGCAGGTGCTCTACTCCTACGTCAACCTGCCGGAAGGGAAGATGAGCACCCGTCGAGGTACCGGCGTTGACTTAGACGACCTCCTCGACGAGGCCATCGACCGCGCCCGCCAGGAAGTCGAGGACCGACTCGACGAGCGCATCCGCGACGACGACCTCTCCGAGGACGACATCGATCGAATCGCCCACCAGGTCGGTATCGGTGCCGTTCGCTACGACATCGTCTCGAAACAGCCGACGAAAGCGATCACCTTCGAGTGGGAGCAAGCCCTCGACTTCGAAGCCCAGTCCGCACCCTACGTGCAGTACGTCCACGCCCGAACCTGCGGTATTCTCGAGGAAGCGGGACTCGATCCCGAGCGCGCGCTCGCGACCCAGGACGTCGAACTCGAGGCACTCGAGGCCGACGCCCTCGAGACCGACGCCGAACGCGACTTACTCGAGACCATCGCTCGATTCCCCGCCGTCGTCGAGGAAGCCGCGGACGACCTCGAGCCCCACCAGATCGCGACGTACACGCGGGAGTTCGCCGACCGGTTCAACGGCTTCTACCGGGAGTGTCCCGTGCTCGCCGACGACGTCGATCCCGAGACTCGCGAGGCTCGACTCGCGCTCGTGGCGGCGTCGAAACACACCGTCGCGAACGCGCTGTCGATTCTCGGCGTCGAGGCTCCGCGCTCGATGTAA
- a CDS encoding acyltransferase encodes MTKRYVSLPDEAEAGMREFISEVDQRLAGEEDTCSVVEDVLIDLSGDREAYERWQAGESVSTAERIRLQSYDPCNTTLESEYYAEKDEAQFRRSKHLQWLWRQFDSLPIADNVEFALRFRRMLADHLFEECGDGCRFFKGISFTYGHNITIGDNTVVHDDVHLDDRGKLTIGDRVSISDGVHIYSHDHDVVDQTEVRNYHTTVEDDVRLTYDSMVRAGCTVGENAIVGARGIVQHDIPAHHIAIGAPAKSAKIKPGWEDVATPIEEAGINRQEERRLEYDLPEELTVFDEFGRDLSTPE; translated from the coding sequence ATGACAAAGCGGTACGTCTCGCTCCCCGACGAGGCGGAGGCGGGAATGCGCGAGTTCATCAGCGAGGTCGACCAGCGTCTGGCAGGCGAGGAAGACACCTGTTCTGTCGTCGAAGACGTCCTCATCGATCTCTCGGGCGATCGCGAGGCCTACGAACGCTGGCAAGCCGGCGAGTCCGTCTCGACGGCCGAACGCATTCGACTCCAGAGTTACGACCCCTGTAACACGACCCTCGAGAGCGAGTACTACGCCGAAAAAGACGAGGCACAATTCCGCCGCTCGAAGCACCTCCAGTGGCTCTGGCGCCAGTTCGACAGCCTACCGATCGCGGACAACGTCGAGTTCGCCCTCCGGTTCCGACGGATGCTCGCCGACCACCTCTTCGAGGAGTGTGGCGACGGCTGCCGATTCTTCAAAGGAATCTCGTTCACCTACGGCCACAACATCACGATCGGCGACAACACGGTCGTCCACGACGACGTCCACCTGGACGACCGCGGGAAGTTGACCATCGGCGATCGCGTTTCGATTTCCGACGGCGTGCACATCTACAGCCACGATCACGACGTCGTCGACCAGACCGAGGTGCGAAACTACCACACGACCGTCGAAGACGACGTTCGACTCACCTACGACTCGATGGTCCGGGCGGGCTGTACCGTCGGCGAAAACGCCATCGTCGGCGCTCGAGGCATCGTCCAACACGACATCCCCGCCCACCACATCGCAATCGGCGCGCCCGCCAAGAGCGCCAAAATCAAACCCGGCTGGGAAGACGTTGCGACACCAATCGAGGAAGCCGGCATCAATCGACAGGAGGAGCGACGACTCGAGTACGACCTCCCCGAAGAGCTAACCGTTTTCGACGAATTCGGCCGCGACCTCTCGACGCCGGAGTAG
- a CDS encoding PstS family phosphate ABC transporter substrate-binding protein: protein MERDYSRRSVLGILGSGSVAAMAGCLSGSSTDVNISGGVGPRMAVETWADLYNDEHDVSFDVGGGGTGVGVSEVLENQVDIAMMGRTPDEDEIDQGLFAVPMLIDTVVGTVHEDNPIIDEIQERGLTREDMEAIFTKETENWGDVYDDVDADEDITVYGRSDASAAYQKWGDFLGGEDDYHTENELESLSDGNHDGDSAVQEAIANNENAVSLNNINYVYDLDSGELEGAIRPIPLDQDGDGLSDEEDFYGNREEFLDAVEEGEYPMPPAREMFLASDGQFEDEAYDFVEWVLSDGQEYVRDSGYVPLEEDRLEEAQQTLEEGP from the coding sequence ATGGAACGAGACTACTCGCGAAGATCTGTATTAGGAATTCTTGGAAGCGGATCGGTTGCTGCGATGGCCGGCTGTCTCTCTGGCTCTAGCACTGATGTCAATATCTCCGGCGGTGTCGGACCGCGAATGGCCGTCGAAACGTGGGCGGACCTCTACAACGACGAACACGACGTGTCGTTCGACGTCGGTGGCGGTGGAACCGGTGTGGGCGTCTCCGAGGTCCTCGAGAATCAAGTCGATATCGCGATGATGGGCCGGACCCCCGATGAAGACGAGATCGATCAGGGACTGTTCGCCGTCCCGATGCTCATCGACACCGTCGTCGGCACAGTCCACGAGGACAACCCGATCATCGACGAGATCCAGGAACGAGGACTCACCCGCGAAGATATGGAGGCAATCTTCACGAAAGAGACCGAGAACTGGGGTGACGTCTACGACGACGTCGACGCCGACGAAGATATCACCGTCTACGGTCGGTCGGACGCCTCTGCAGCGTATCAGAAGTGGGGTGACTTCCTCGGCGGGGAAGACGACTATCACACCGAGAACGAACTCGAGAGCCTCTCTGATGGAAATCACGACGGTGACTCGGCGGTTCAAGAGGCGATCGCCAACAACGAGAACGCCGTTTCACTGAACAACATCAACTACGTCTACGACCTCGACAGCGGCGAACTCGAGGGTGCCATCCGGCCCATCCCTCTCGATCAGGACGGTGACGGACTCTCCGACGAGGAGGACTTCTACGGGAACCGCGAGGAGTTCCTCGACGCCGTCGAGGAGGGCGAGTATCCGATGCCGCCGGCGCGGGAGATGTTCCTGGCTTCGGACGGCCAGTTCGAGGACGAGGCGTACGACTTCGTCGAGTGGGTTCTGTCCGACGGCCAGGAGTACGTTCGCGACAGCGGGTACGTTCCGCTCGAAGAGGACCGTCTCGAGGAGGCACAGCAGACGCTCGAAGAGGGTCCCTGA
- a CDS encoding DUF7577 domain-containing protein, producing MELWGWLIGYVVLFTLLHLLLYYVYVKSDSDERAGSPSFADPNRTSPHRSSGPDRYPRRADDLDDPDDLEEECDLEFDGETMRCPHCGARNEADQTFTFCWNCISMLRR from the coding sequence ATGGAGCTCTGGGGCTGGCTCATCGGATACGTCGTGCTGTTCACCCTCTTGCACCTGCTACTGTACTACGTCTACGTCAAGAGTGACAGCGACGAGCGCGCCGGGTCGCCGTCGTTCGCCGACCCGAATCGAACGAGTCCCCACAGGTCGTCCGGCCCGGATCGCTACCCCAGGAGGGCCGACGACCTCGACGACCCGGACGACCTCGAGGAAGAGTGCGACCTCGAGTTCGACGGCGAAACGATGCGCTGTCCACATTGTGGGGCGCGAAACGAAGCCGATCAGACGTTTACCTTCTGTTGGAACTGTATCTCGATGCTTCGGCGCTGA